A genome region from Anopheles stephensi strain Indian chromosome 2, UCI_ANSTEP_V1.0, whole genome shotgun sequence includes the following:
- the LOC118505673 gene encoding exonuclease 3'-5' domain-containing protein 2 isoform X2: protein MLTQREKTVVSTAVIAAVGVGVLFVLSRYRRGIMSRLRALNQRDPLRDQQIHIINNTDDCRLIVEKLQRHCQEYNVLGFDCEWVSNQGKRRPVALLQLASHRGLCALIRLCMINRIPQELYDLLNDDNIIKVGVSPYEDARVLRDDYRLKVESTLDLRFMAERAGLEPLGIARLANEVLGITLDKHWKVRCSDWETPELSERQAKYAASDAHVAMELFKKLSYKLVPHYPWTSRKVVLEQVLEEMDCFMDQPHNNRKSKSGGSSKPKKLLTPQNNQKANKRYHSTRTKPLYHNCLMQAPDGELLCTCDRRKAEWYVQRELGDLVCENPYTVRLRFEPAGRAVDEAGQYYLQAKENICVVCGAKSSFNRKNIVPRDYRKHFPVMKEHVSHDVLLLCADCHQRSSMQDDRLRQELAELCNAPLAGQKNGSKEIRIESMAEIRKAARALLNSAAKIPPERKQVLEERLLTLLNSLGNEPESAGSADSATGPQITELTQSLLEEYSNIDISVRNELYCAHGERVVDHFKKAPGGLMQLERRWRENFLHTMRPKHLPPLWSVDHNYKRLEIRAVEGRVNVEDLAVAGISLNSTPSTSATYSSRSYSYSNSSHTNGSRTSYSGGPPVTDNPATSTRFYSNVPSQASTVNGDTETMTGAHSPFTTTQYKSVVQPRSAMGAADEDTTSGGTTEFKTLQNLPTTLPYHQEAAGALLQVDSEPATERDFASLQLTYDSDDSNSTLSQPSSTLLNSNGVFEEEEEEEAEEADERSLSAVDSLATDSSTSSNAVRTNHQGEHQTDGRGHQMAW from the exons ATGTTGACCCAGCGAGAGAAAACCGTCGTCTCAACTGCCGTCATAGCAGCCGTTGGTGTCGGTGTACTGTTCGTACTATCACGCTACCGTCGGGGCATTATGAGCCGGCTGAGGGCACTGAACCAACGGGATCCGCTTCGCGACCAGCAGATACacatcatcaacaacaccGATGACTGTCGGCTGATTGTGGAGAAGCTGCAAAG GCACTGTCAGGAGTACAATGTACTTGGGTTCGATTGTGAGTGGGTCAGCAACCAGGGAAAGCGACGGCCGgtcgcactgctgcagcttgCCTCGCACCGTGGCCTGTGCGCCTTGATACGGCTGTGCATGATCAACAGGATACCGCAGGAGCTATACGATCTTCTAAACGATGACAATATTATCAAGGTAGGAGTTTCGCCGTACGAAGACGCGCGCGTACTGAGGGACGATTACCGGCTGAAGGTGGAAAGTACGCTCGATTTACGATTTATGGCCGAACGAGCCGGGCTGGAACCGCTCGGCATAGCGCGGCTCGCGAACGAGGTGCTAGGAATAACCCTGGACAAACACTGGAAGGTGCGTTGCTCCGACTGGGAGACGCCGGAACTGTCCGAACGGCAGGCCAAATACGCCGCCAGTGATGCACACGTGGCGATGGAGCTGTTTAAAAAGCTTTCGTACAAACTAGTCCCACA CTACCCATGGACAAGCCGCAAGGTGGTGCTTGAACAGGTTCTGGAGGAGATGGACTGCTTCATGGATCAACCGCACAACAATCGCAAATCGAAGTCGGGCGGAAGCTCCAAGCCGAAGAAGTTGCTCACGCCTCAAAA TAACCAGAAGGCGAACAAACGTTACCATTCGACGCGCACGAAGCCACTGTACCACAACTGCTTGATGCAGGCACCGGACGGTGAGCTGCTCTGTACGTGCGATCGTCGCAAGGCGGAATGGTACGTCCAACGCGAGCTGGGCGATCTGGTGTGCGAAAATCCGTACACCGTCCGGTTGCGATTCGAGCCGGCCGGTCGTGCTGTGGACGAGGCCGGTCAGTACTATCTACAGGCGAAGGAAAACATATGCGTAGTGTGCGGGGCAAAGTCAAGCTTCAACCGGAAGAATATTGTCCCGCGTGACTATCGTAAACATTTCCCAG TCATGAAGGAGCACGTTTCGCacgatgtgctgctgctgtgcgccGATTGCCACCAGCGAAGCAGCATGCAAGACGACCGATTGCGCCAGGAGCTGGCTGAGCTGTGCAATGCCCCTCTGGCGGGTCAGAAGAACGGCTCGAAAGAAATTCGCATTGAATCGATGGCGGAAATCCGAAAGGCGGCACGTGCGTTGCTGAACAGTgcagcaaaaattcctccagAACGGAAGCAAGTGCTCGAGGAGAGGCTTCTCACTTTGCTGAACAGCTTGGGAAACGAGCCGGAATCGGCTGGTTCGGCCGACTCAGCGACCGGACCGCAAATTACGGAGCTTACACAAAGCTTGCTGGAAGAGTACAGTAACATCGATATATCGGTGCGCAACGAGCTGTACTGTGCGCACGGCGAGCGTGTGGTCGATCACTTCAAGAAGGCCCCGGGAGGTTTGATGCAGCTGGAGCGTAGATGGAGGGAAAACTTTCTGCACACAATGCGCCCGAAGCATTTACCTCCGCTGTGGTCGGTGGATCATAACTACAAACG GTTGGAAATCCGAGCCGTAGAAGGCAGGGTGAACGTTGAAGATCTCGCAGTCGCTGGCATCAGCCTAAACTCGACACCTTCCACATCGGCCACGTACTCGAGCCGATCGTACAGTTACTCCAACAGCTCACACACCAACGGCAGCCGTACGTCGTACAGTGGCGGTCCACCGGTCACAGATAACCCAGCTACATCGACCCGGTTCTACTCGAACGTACCGTCGCAGGCAAGCACTGTGAACGGGGACACCGAAACGATGACGGGCGCCCACTCGCCCTTCACAACCACACAGTACAAATCCGTTGTTCAGCCACGGTCGGCGATGGGGGCGGCTGACGAGGACACTACGTCCGGTGGTACGACAGAGTTTAAAACGCTTCAAAACCTTCCAACAACGCTACCGTATCACCAGGAAGCGGCCGGAGCGTTGCTGCAGGTGGACAGCGAACCGGCGACCGAGCGTGATTTTGCCTCGCTGCAGCTGACTTACGATAGTGACGATTCCAACTCGACTCTTTCGCAACCATCATCCACCCTGCTCAACTCTAACGGGGTGtttgaggaggaggaggaggaggaggcggaGGAAGCGGATGAGCGGAGTTTGAGCGCGGTGGACAGCTTAGCCACCGACAGTTCCACCTCGTCCAATGCGGTCAGAACAAATCATCAGGGTGAACATCAAACCGATGGTCGGGGACACCAGATGGCTTGGTAG
- the LOC118505673 gene encoding exonuclease 3'-5' domain-containing protein 2 isoform X1, which yields MLTQREKTVVSTAVIAAVGVGVLFVLSRYRRGIMSRLRALNQRDPLRDQQIHIINNTDDCRLIVEKLQRHCQEYNVLGFDCEWVSNQGKRRPVALLQLASHRGLCALIRLCMINRIPQELYDLLNDDNIIKVGVSPYEDARVLRDDYRLKVESTLDLRFMAERAGLEPLGIARLANEVLGITLDKHWKVRCSDWETPELSERQAKYAASDAHVAMELFKKLSYKLVPHYPWTSRKVVLEQVLEEMDCFMDQPHNNRKSKSGGSSKPKKLLTPQNNQKANKRYHSTRTKPLYHNCLMQAPDGELLCTCDRRKAEWYVQRELGDLVCENPYTVRLRFEPAGRAVDEAGQYYLQAKENICVVCGAKSSFNRKNIVPRDYRKHFPVVMKEHVSHDVLLLCADCHQRSSMQDDRLRQELAELCNAPLAGQKNGSKEIRIESMAEIRKAARALLNSAAKIPPERKQVLEERLLTLLNSLGNEPESAGSADSATGPQITELTQSLLEEYSNIDISVRNELYCAHGERVVDHFKKAPGGLMQLERRWRENFLHTMRPKHLPPLWSVDHNYKRLEIRAVEGRVNVEDLAVAGISLNSTPSTSATYSSRSYSYSNSSHTNGSRTSYSGGPPVTDNPATSTRFYSNVPSQASTVNGDTETMTGAHSPFTTTQYKSVVQPRSAMGAADEDTTSGGTTEFKTLQNLPTTLPYHQEAAGALLQVDSEPATERDFASLQLTYDSDDSNSTLSQPSSTLLNSNGVFEEEEEEEAEEADERSLSAVDSLATDSSTSSNAVRTNHQGEHQTDGRGHQMAW from the exons ATGTTGACCCAGCGAGAGAAAACCGTCGTCTCAACTGCCGTCATAGCAGCCGTTGGTGTCGGTGTACTGTTCGTACTATCACGCTACCGTCGGGGCATTATGAGCCGGCTGAGGGCACTGAACCAACGGGATCCGCTTCGCGACCAGCAGATACacatcatcaacaacaccGATGACTGTCGGCTGATTGTGGAGAAGCTGCAAAG GCACTGTCAGGAGTACAATGTACTTGGGTTCGATTGTGAGTGGGTCAGCAACCAGGGAAAGCGACGGCCGgtcgcactgctgcagcttgCCTCGCACCGTGGCCTGTGCGCCTTGATACGGCTGTGCATGATCAACAGGATACCGCAGGAGCTATACGATCTTCTAAACGATGACAATATTATCAAGGTAGGAGTTTCGCCGTACGAAGACGCGCGCGTACTGAGGGACGATTACCGGCTGAAGGTGGAAAGTACGCTCGATTTACGATTTATGGCCGAACGAGCCGGGCTGGAACCGCTCGGCATAGCGCGGCTCGCGAACGAGGTGCTAGGAATAACCCTGGACAAACACTGGAAGGTGCGTTGCTCCGACTGGGAGACGCCGGAACTGTCCGAACGGCAGGCCAAATACGCCGCCAGTGATGCACACGTGGCGATGGAGCTGTTTAAAAAGCTTTCGTACAAACTAGTCCCACA CTACCCATGGACAAGCCGCAAGGTGGTGCTTGAACAGGTTCTGGAGGAGATGGACTGCTTCATGGATCAACCGCACAACAATCGCAAATCGAAGTCGGGCGGAAGCTCCAAGCCGAAGAAGTTGCTCACGCCTCAAAA TAACCAGAAGGCGAACAAACGTTACCATTCGACGCGCACGAAGCCACTGTACCACAACTGCTTGATGCAGGCACCGGACGGTGAGCTGCTCTGTACGTGCGATCGTCGCAAGGCGGAATGGTACGTCCAACGCGAGCTGGGCGATCTGGTGTGCGAAAATCCGTACACCGTCCGGTTGCGATTCGAGCCGGCCGGTCGTGCTGTGGACGAGGCCGGTCAGTACTATCTACAGGCGAAGGAAAACATATGCGTAGTGTGCGGGGCAAAGTCAAGCTTCAACCGGAAGAATATTGTCCCGCGTGACTATCGTAAACATTTCCCAG TAGTCATGAAGGAGCACGTTTCGCacgatgtgctgctgctgtgcgccGATTGCCACCAGCGAAGCAGCATGCAAGACGACCGATTGCGCCAGGAGCTGGCTGAGCTGTGCAATGCCCCTCTGGCGGGTCAGAAGAACGGCTCGAAAGAAATTCGCATTGAATCGATGGCGGAAATCCGAAAGGCGGCACGTGCGTTGCTGAACAGTgcagcaaaaattcctccagAACGGAAGCAAGTGCTCGAGGAGAGGCTTCTCACTTTGCTGAACAGCTTGGGAAACGAGCCGGAATCGGCTGGTTCGGCCGACTCAGCGACCGGACCGCAAATTACGGAGCTTACACAAAGCTTGCTGGAAGAGTACAGTAACATCGATATATCGGTGCGCAACGAGCTGTACTGTGCGCACGGCGAGCGTGTGGTCGATCACTTCAAGAAGGCCCCGGGAGGTTTGATGCAGCTGGAGCGTAGATGGAGGGAAAACTTTCTGCACACAATGCGCCCGAAGCATTTACCTCCGCTGTGGTCGGTGGATCATAACTACAAACG GTTGGAAATCCGAGCCGTAGAAGGCAGGGTGAACGTTGAAGATCTCGCAGTCGCTGGCATCAGCCTAAACTCGACACCTTCCACATCGGCCACGTACTCGAGCCGATCGTACAGTTACTCCAACAGCTCACACACCAACGGCAGCCGTACGTCGTACAGTGGCGGTCCACCGGTCACAGATAACCCAGCTACATCGACCCGGTTCTACTCGAACGTACCGTCGCAGGCAAGCACTGTGAACGGGGACACCGAAACGATGACGGGCGCCCACTCGCCCTTCACAACCACACAGTACAAATCCGTTGTTCAGCCACGGTCGGCGATGGGGGCGGCTGACGAGGACACTACGTCCGGTGGTACGACAGAGTTTAAAACGCTTCAAAACCTTCCAACAACGCTACCGTATCACCAGGAAGCGGCCGGAGCGTTGCTGCAGGTGGACAGCGAACCGGCGACCGAGCGTGATTTTGCCTCGCTGCAGCTGACTTACGATAGTGACGATTCCAACTCGACTCTTTCGCAACCATCATCCACCCTGCTCAACTCTAACGGGGTGtttgaggaggaggaggaggaggaggcggaGGAAGCGGATGAGCGGAGTTTGAGCGCGGTGGACAGCTTAGCCACCGACAGTTCCACCTCGTCCAATGCGGTCAGAACAAATCATCAGGGTGAACATCAAACCGATGGTCGGGGACACCAGATGGCTTGGTAG
- the LOC118505676 gene encoding sodium-coupled monocarboxylate transporter 1 — translation MSATDLEDIVEHMRRFAWPDYLVFVSMLLLCILIGVYFGFVQRKPNTESEYLMGGRTMLVFPIALSLIASFISGITLLGLPTEVYSFGIQYVYVALGVTLMGFVMGFIYLPVFHKLNITSTYEYLETRFDRRLRMFGSVMFTIMNIGYLPIVIYVPALAFNQVTGVNIHVITPIVCIVCVFYTCVGGLKAVVWTDVVQTFSMFGALVLVAIKGTIDLGGSDVVFQRAWDTGRLERPNFDINPTTRHTFWSQLIGGFVYWLQTNAVSQNMIQRYLSLPSVAAGRRALWIFVFGVCLLMSLCSYCGLLIYATYQHCDPLSTKLARAKDQLLPLFVMDILRDLPGLPGLFVAGVFSAALSSLSTCLNSMSAVILEDFVKPFVHKPLSQRTVNWIMRSVVVGVGALCAALVFVVEKMGTVLQLTMSLEAITNGPLLGTFTIGILIPWVESRSALTGGIFGVIFMSWLSLKAQYWVATGTIVFPHKPMSVDGCTYEFDHSLVNATSTSVYTTDDIFPLFRVSYMWYTFLGAAVTILVSLLCSVLFFGRNDPKTVSPDLMAGFVRRYIHGPDTTPNERVAANAYGKNGKTLHESAL, via the exons ATGTCTGCAACGGATCTGGAGGATATCGTGGAGCACATGAGGCGGTTCGCCTGGCCGGACTACCTGGTGTTCGtgtcgatgctgctgctgtgcatcCTGATAGGGGTGTACTTCGGCTTTGTGCAACGGAAACCGAACACCGAGTCCGAGTACCTGATGGGCGGTCGGACGATGTTGGTGTTTCCGATTGCTCTATCCCTTATCGCCAG CTTCATCTCCGGCATTACCTTGCTGGGGCTGCCGACCGAGGTGTACTCGTTCGGTATCCAGTACGTGTATGTGGCGCTTGGCGTCACCCTGATGGgctttgtgatgggttttatCTATCTGCCCGTATTTCACAAGCTGAACATCACATCAACGTACGAG TATCTAGAGACCCGCTTTGACCGTCGGTTACGAATGTTTGGTTCGGTTATGTTCACCATTATGAAT ATCGGATACCTTCCAATCGTCATTTACGTGCCGGCATTAGCATTCAATCAAG TAACTGGAGTAAACATACACGTTATCACGCCCATCGTTTGTATTGTCTGCGTGTTCTACACCTGTGTG GGCGGCCTTAAAGCGGTCGTGTGGACGGATGTGGTGCAAACGTTTTCCATGTTCGGTGCGCTGGTACTGGTCGCCATCAAGGGTACGATCGATCTAGGAGGATCGGATGTCGTGTTTCAACGTGCGTGGGATACGGGACGTTTGGAGCGGCCGAA CTTCGACATCAATCCAACCACACGCCACACGTTCTGGTCGCAGCTGATTGGAGGGTTCGTGTACTGGCTGCAGACCAATGCCGTCAGCCAGAATATGATCCAGCGATATTTATCCCTTCCGTCGGTAGCCGCTGGACGGCGCGCTTTGTGGATTTTTGTGTTCGGCGTGTGTCTGCTAATGTCCCTGTGCAGCTACTGTGGACTGCTGATTTACGCTACCTACCAACACTGTGATCCTCTTTCGACTAAG CTCGCTCGTGCCAAGGATCAACTGTTGCCTCTGTTCGTAATGGACATCCTGCGAGATCTGCCCGGGCTGCCGGGACTGTTCGTAGCCGGCGTGTTCAGCGCTGCGCTTAGCTCTCTGTCCACCTGTCTCAACTCCATGTCGGCCGTCATTCTGGAAGACTTTGTCAAACCGTTCGTACACAAACCGCTGTCCCAAAGGACGGTTAACTGGATCATGCGATCGGTCGTGGTCGGGGTCGGTGCGCTCTGTGCCGCGCTGGTGTTTGTCGTCGAGAAAATGGGCACGGTGCTGCAGCTGACGATGAGCCTGGAAGCGATCACGAATGGCCCACTGCTGGGCACGTTCactatcggcatccttatcccgTGGGTCGAATCCAGG AGCGCTCTAACCGGTGGCATTTTCGGGGTAATATTCATGTCCTGGCTGAGCTTGAAGGCCCAGTACTGGGTGGCGACCGGTACGATCGTGTTCCCGCACAAACCGATGTCGGTCGACGGTTGCACGTACGAATTCGACCACTCGTTAGTAAACGCCACCAGTACGAGCGTCTACACAACCGA CGACATTTTCCCACTGTTTCGCGTGTCGTACATGTGGTATACATTCCTCGGGGCGGCCGTCACCATCCTGGTTTCGCTGCTGTGCTCCGTACTGTTCTTCGGACGCAACGATCCGAAAACGGTTTCTCCTGATCTGATGGCTGGCTTTGTGCGGCGTTACATCCACGGACCGGACACCACGCCGAACGAGCGGGTTGCAGCAAACGCATACGGCAAGAATGGCAAAACGTTACACGAATCCGCACTGTAA
- the LOC118505682 gene encoding G-patch domain and KOW motifs-containing protein, which translates to MGSTEPKISFEVKMKAKPLLGISPASSVTLKSKETKERIEFLEGNQIKTAGKQEEEKPKLLIIPPLKNERSTDRSAKIAIIQQLKQQRLDSDGGPKDGIETLEQRAAREIVAETAEAIVKKEDTSGFVVPLKPEELPLEGARESTLDDYESVPIEQFGQGMLRGMGWNGDVKKEDTEKIALGPMPRPKGLGLGADRSVKAGAGPAAVQSAQGENLVMKCGAPVKIVSGRHKGKYATVKSFDEDTGRVIVELSIGRVLESLTECSVQLVTVAEFGKNSNVINTAKYEQFKDRESTTMAAGGSSKESSRKEEKPLSKHSSYRDRASTDSSSEDERERHRRRHKKSSSPYIRTSSGTKKKSHKYKQRREHRDERRGSSRDRRRNRSPRASDSESDDKFHKKKTKKKKRPRSRSRSRQ; encoded by the exons ATGGGAAGTACCGAGCCGAAAATCTCCTTCGAGGTTAAAATGAAAGCCAAACCCCTACTTGGCATCAGTCCGGCATCAAGCGTCACACTGAAATCGAAGGAAACGAAGGAACGGATCGAATTTCTGGAAGGCAATCAAATTAAAACGGctgg TAaacaggaggaagagaaaccgaAACTGTTAATAATTCCGCCACTAAAAAACGAACGATCGACCGACCGTTCGGCAAAGATAGCGATTATCCAGCAGCTCAAACAACAGCGCTTGGACAGCGACGGCGGCCCTAAAGATGGCATTGAAACTCTCGAACAAAGAGCGGCACGGGAGATTGTGGCAGAGACTGCGGAAGCCATAGTGAAGAAAGAGGATACGTCCGGTTTTGTTGTGCCGCTGAAACCGGAAGAGCTTCCACTGGAGGGTGCCCGTGAAAGCACCTTGGACGATTACGAATCCGTGCCGATCGAACAGTTCGGCCAGGGGATGCTGCGCGGAATGGGGTGGAACGGTGATGTGAAAAAAGAAGACACCGAAAAGATCGCGCTCGGTCCTATGCCCCGCCCCAAAGGGCTCGGGCTTGGTGCGGATCGATCGGTCAAGGCTGGTGCCGGCCCGGCTGCGGTACAGTCGGCGCAGGGTGAAAATCTTGTGATGAAGTGCGGCGCACCGGTGAAAATAGTTTCCGGCAGACACAAGGGAAAATACGCAACG GTGAAAAGCTTCGATGAGGACACCGGCCGCGTGATTGTGGAACTATCCATCGGAAGAGTGCTGGAATCGTTGACCGAGTGCTCGGTGCAGCTAGTAACGGTCGCGGAGTTTGGCAAAAATTCTAACGTTATAA ATACGGCTAAGTACGAACAATTTAAGGACCGTGAATCGACGACGATGGCGGCCGGCGGTTCGTCCAAGGAATCATCCCGCAAGGAGGAGAAACCCCTTTCCAAGCACAGTTCCTATCGCGATCGCGCCAGCACAGATAGCAGCAGCGAGGACGAACGTGAGCGGCACCGGAGACGGCACAAGAAATCATCCTCACCGTACATACGCACCTCGTCCGGCACGAAGAAAAAGTCCCACAAGTACAAGCAGCGGCGTGAGCATCGGGACGAACGGCGTGGATCTTCGAGGGATCGGCGCCGAAACCGTAGCCCACGGGCGTCGGACTCCGAGTCGGACGATAAGTTTcacaagaagaagacgaagaagaagaagagaccgCGAAGTCGTTCGCGCAGTCGACAGTGA
- the LOC118505681 gene encoding uncharacterized protein LOC118505681, with translation MKSSLTVPEYVRDALSSVAQKLNFTNDQHSVDYDFRASENNRSVVSVFYRVTFREEPREVTVLCKVPPPGADDTLLALFEREVFVYGKLLPAFEQFQRSAVQGATPSTTPSAAEEEEVVSFGPLCYHAHCDAKKGEGIIVLEDVQRRGFTNRHKFEPMEYEHARLAMVQLGRFHAISLALKKQQPELFEQYRHMGDVTGERVLAMEGFAQAMEQAFASASATLSPGDAGRREKLARLRGCFAEELQNISDTALSEPFCVVCHGDYAGDNMMFSYNGGFPNRMVLLDWQLAKYGSPALDFVHTVFLSTDEAFRRNHYDNMLQTYHNALMSHLERLGDGSATEWFPLTVLMRLTKLQARQALVLGMLHIPLTVASEEAASAAEDATDEAREDSSSVQISDTSDAKYQTRMAGLLKDVFRLGFL, from the exons ATGAAAAGTTCTTTAACTGTGCCCGAGTACGTGCGCGATGCGCTAAGCAGCGTGGCACAGAAGCTAAACTTCACCAACGATCAACATTCGGTGGACTATGATTTTCGTGCGAGCGAAAACAACCGTTCGGTGGTGTCCGTTTTCTATCGGGTGACGTTCCGTGAGGAACCGCGTGAAGTTACCGTACTGTGCAAGGTACCGCCGCCCGGTGCTGACGATACCCTGCTAGCGCTGTTTGAGCGTGAAGTGTTCGTGTACGGGAAGCTGCTGCCTGCGTTCGAACAGTTTCAGCGCAGTGCTGTGCAGGGTGCGACACCCAGCACAACGCCATCGGCcgcggaggaggaggaggtggtatCCTTTGGACCGCTGTGCTATCATGCGCACTGTGACGCAAAGAAGGGTGAAGGAATCATTGTGCTGGAGGATGTGCAGAGGCGTGGATTCACCAACCGGCACAAGTTCGAGCCCATGGAGTATGAGCACGCTCGGCTTGCGATGGTACAGTTGGGTCGATTCCATGCGATTTCGCTGGCGCTCAAGAAGCAGCAGCCAGAACTGTTCGAGCAGTATCGGCACATGGGGGACGTAACCGGCGAACGCGTGCTGGCGATGGAAGGGTTCGCACAGGCGATGGAACAAGCATTCGCCAGTGCATCCGCCACACTAAGCCCGGGCGATGCAGGGAGGCGCGAAAAGTTGGCCCGGCTTCGTGGATGCTTTGCCGAGGAGCTGCAGAACATCAGCGATACTGCCCTGTCGGAACCGTTCTGTGTGGTATGTCACGGTGACTATGCAGGGGACAACATGATGTTTTCCTACAAC GGAGGCTTTCCCAACCGGATGGTGTTGCTTGACTGGCAGCTGGCAAAGTACGGATCTCCGGCACTGGATTTCGTGCACACCGTCTTCCTATCGACGGATGAAGCGTTCCGCCGCAATCATTACGACAACATGCTGCAGACGTACCATAACGCGCTGATGAGCCATCTTGAGCGGCTCGGAGATGGCAGCGCTACGGAATGGTTCCCGCTGACGGTGCTGATGCGACTGACCAAGCTACAGGCCCGACAGGCGCTGGTGCTCGGTATGCTTCACATTCCACTGACGGTGGCGAGCGAGGAAGCGGCCAGCGCAGCGGAGGACGCAACTGATGAGGCTCGTGAGGATTCTAGCTCGGTGCAGATAAGCGATACGAGCGATGCAAAGTATCAGACGCGTATGGCGGGTCTGTTGAAAGATGTTTTCCGATTGGGCTTTCTTTGA